From Nicotiana tabacum cultivar K326 chromosome 22, ASM71507v2, whole genome shotgun sequence, one genomic window encodes:
- the LOC107802055 gene encoding protein S40-7-like, protein MDSGRRGGANNYRYLRKPPYSDRLLGIFSTAHSLSQPSTSTSTSPSTSAAGDELSEHDIFDVSSDAIHHSIPSTSTSPNTNHHRSPNHRSHQKHFGILAALPESESHAPALLSVSSSSSSSSTSSARLIPTIPKRPPSVDRVKYLQSAPVNVPVISAVGGQRGRHFDDVDDDDDDDDDDDVDNCEMLPPHELVASRQTPILASSVLEGAGRKLKGRDLRQVRNAIWRKTENICNLKAC, encoded by the exons ATGGATTCAGGCCGCCGCGGCGGAGCCAATAATTACCGGTACCTTCGGAAACCACCGTATTCCGATCGGCTCCTCGGCATTTTCTCCACCGCTCACTCACTATCCCAAccctctacctccacctccacTTCCCCTTCCACTTCCGCCGCTGGAGATGAGCTCAGCGAGCACGACATCTTCGACGTGTCTTCTGACGCTATTCACCACTCTATTCCTTCAACCTCAACGAGCCCCAATACTAATCACCATCGTTCCCCTAACCATCGCTCTCACCAGAAACATTTCGGTATCCTAGCCGCGCTGCCGGAGTCTGAGTCCCACGCGCCTGCTTTGCTCTCTGTCTCGTCATCCTCCTCGTCTTCCTCCACATCGTCGGCTCGTTTGATTCCTACAATACCTAAACGGCCGCCATCGGTGGATCGGGTTAAATATCTCCAGTCCGCACCGGTGAATGTGCCTGTAATTTCGGCAGTAGGAGGGCAAAGAGGCCGTCATTTCGACGACgttgacgatgatgatgatgatgatgacgacgacGACGTGGATAATTGCGAGATGTTACCGCCACATGAACTTGTTGCTTCGAGGCAGACGCCGATTTTGGCATCCTCTGTGCTTGAGGGAGCTGGGAGGAAGTTGAAAGGGAGGGATTTGAGGCAGGTCCGAAATGCCATTTGGCGGAAGACAG AGAATATAtgtaatttgaaagcatgttaa